In Saccharomyces paradoxus chromosome IV, complete sequence, the DNA window aaaGTGCTTCGGTTGCTACTGTAAGACGGTGATATTGCTGAGGGGAGAAAGTGAATGATATTtctttgcattttttgaagcgttctttctttctttacACTAACAAATCTAATGGAGGATACTAATTTCAGCAAAGAAGTGTACTCTAATACAACATCCTCAACCTCTTCTAGAATCGCAGACCAAGATCGACTTAACCTAAACGTGGATCtcgaaaaaaatcagaCTGTAAGGGAATCAGGTTCGCTGGAATCATTACAGATTGCAAAGATACGTATTCCCAAACACAGTGATGGTTCACCACTGGACTATCCAAAATTGAACACTTACACGTTTGTGCCAACCACAGTGCCGCCTTATGTTCTAGAAGCGCAGTTTGATAAACTTAGACTTCAGGATAAAGGCGCCGTAGATGGCAATGTTACTGATGATAAAAACCTTCCAAAAGAATTTAAATGGGGCCAATTTGCATCTAACATCGGTTGTCATTCTGCATACACTAAAGACCAAAACGATAACCATGACCATAAATCCTACGACAATTATTCTCTATCATCAAGTACCTCATCCAAAAACGCCGCTCTTAGAGAAATTCTGGGTGATATGTGCAGCGAATGGGGGGGTGAAGAGCGCTTGGAAGGTGTGCTACATTCAGAAATAGGCGCCAATTTAGAGTTTAAGACGACAGAAGAGAGAAAAGAGTGGTTACAgtatattgaaaaagtaaaagatTTCTATTACGGCgataacaagaaaaaccCAGAATCACCCGAAACAGTACACAACAAAACCTACAAATCTGATTGGGTAAATGAGCTTAATAAGGAGAGAGAAAAGTGGCGGAGGTTAAAACAAAGGAAGTTACAACAATGGAGGCCTCCTTTAACGTCGCTATTACTAGATAATCAATATTTAATCTTGGGTTTGAGGATCTTCACTGGTGTGCTGTCATGCATTTCACTTGCTTTAGcaatcaaaattttccaaaactcAAGATCGAATAATACCATCAGTGAAAGCAAAATCGGGCAACAACCAAGTACTATAATGGCTATCTGCGTTAACGCGGTTGCGATTGCGTATATTATTTACATCGCACATGATGAATTTGCTGGTAAACCTGTTGGGTTGAGGAACCCATTAAGCAAACTGAAACTAATTTTGTTGGATTTACtgtttataatattttcaagtGCTAATCTAGCATTGGCATTTAATACTCGTTTTGACAAAGAATGGGTTTGCACTTCTATTCGCAGGTCAAATGGAAGTACATATGGATACCCAAAAATACCACGTATCTGTAGAAAACAGGAGGCTTTATCTGCCTTTCTATTCGTTGCCTTATTTATGTGGGTAATTACTTTTTCGATCAGTATTGTTAGAGTAGTTGAAAAAGTCAGTTCAATCACCAACAGAAACTGAACTCAACAacaaatagaaaataaaaaaagtcttTTAGATACCAAGTTTGACATTTATATGcattgtatattttttacttaaTAGATTACTTCGGCATGGCCTCTAATCTCCAATGGAGAGTGCCCCTGTATTGGCCTTGGTATGAAATAACAAAACTTACCCGAATGGAAAGTTgtactttcttttcctttccGTTTCAAAAGCCCTTTTTCCATTTCGATGTTTGATAAACACAGATGGAGTGAAATGTGGCAAATAGAAACAATTAAAATAATTAGGGCATTGGTAAAGTATTCCAGCAGCACTTAACTTTACCACGCAATTGATTCATATCACCGCCCTTTTGTACCGTCCTTTTTCCCGTTAGACTTTTTCATTCGCATCTTCTAACTTCTGTGCACCCCTTTCACTGTTAATTATATTTTACCTCATTACCTCATTTATTTTAGCAATTTGACGTTGCTTATACTTACAGATAAATAAGAGTACATTTTTGAGTCTTGAAAGGATTCTTACATATATctaaacaaaaaacaacGACAAAATCGCAAGCAGGAAAGCATGTCTGAAACTCTGCCCAGATCTGATGATTTAGAGGCCACTTGGAACTTTATAGAACCAGGAATTAACCAAATACTGggcaatgaaaaaaaccaaGCATCAACGTCTAAGCGAGTTTACAAAATACTTTCTCCAACCATGTATATGGAAGTTTATACCGCAATTTATAACTACTGCGTGAATAAATCGCGCTCGTCTGGACATTTTAGTACTGACAGTAGAACAGGCCAATCAACAATTTTGGTTGGTAGTGAGATTTAcgaaaaattaaagaactatttgaaaagttacattttgaatttcaagaaatctgATTCAGAGACTTTTTTGCAGTTTTACGTCAAGCGCTGGAAAAGATTCACTATTGGTGCTATCTTTTTAAACCATGCGTTCGATTATATGAATAGATACTGGGTTCAAAAGGAGAGAAGTGATGGCAAAAGACATATTTTTGATGTAAACACTTTATGCTTGATGACATGGAAAGAAGTTATGTTTGATCCAAATAAAGATACTTTGATAAATGAGTTATTAGAACAAGTAACCTTGGAAAGGGAAGGACAAATAATTCAAAGAAGTAACATTAGTACTGCCATAAAATCCTTAGTTGCACTAGGTATCGATCCGcaggatttgaaaaagttaaatCTTAATGTTTATATCCAAGTTTTCGAAAAGCcatttttaaagaagacACAGGAGTACTACACACAATATACAAACGACTATTTAGAGAAACATTCGGTAACTGAGTATATTTTCGAAGCACATGAAATTATCAAAcgtgaagaaaaagcaatGACAATATATTGGGATGACCATACTAAAAAACCACTATCCATGGCATTAAACAAGGTTTTGATCACGGACcatattgaaaagttgGAGAATGAGTTTGTCGTGCTTCTTGATGCCAgagatattgaaaaaattacttcTTTATATGCATTAATACGCAGAGACTTTACGTTAATTCCAAGAATGGCTTCAgtatttgaaaattatgTTAAAAAGACAGGTGAGAATGAAATTTCAAGTCTATTGGCAATGCATAAACATAACATTATGAAAAACGAAAATGCAAACCCTAAAAAACTAGCACTAATGACTGCTCACTCTCTTTCTCCTAAGGACTATATTAAGAAATTACTGGAAGTACACGATATATTCTCTAACATATTCAATGAAAGTTTCCCTGACGATATACCTTTAGCTAAAGCTTTGGACAACGCATGCGGTGCTTTCATTAACATCAACGAGTTTGCATTACCTACAGGATCTCCAAAGAGTGCCACTTCAAAGACTTCAGAGATGCTAGCTAAATACAGTGATATACTATTAAAGAAGGCCACCAAACCTGAAGTGGCAAGCGACATGTCAGATGAAGATATCATAACGATATTCAAGTATTTAACTGATAAAGATGCCTTCGAAACTCATTATAGAAGGCTTTTTGCCAAGCGTCTAATTCATGGCACCTCTACATCAGCagaagacg includes these proteins:
- the SRF1 gene encoding phospholipase D regulator (Regulator of phospholipase D (Spo14p)~similar to YDL133W), with product MEDTNFSKEVYSNTTSSTSSRIADQDRLNLNVDLEKNQTVRESGSLESLQIAKIRIPKHSDGSPLDYPKLNTYTFVPTTVPPYVLEAQFDKLRLQDKGAVDGNVTDDKNLPKEFKWGQFASNIGCHSAYTKDQNDNHDHKSYDNYSLSSSTSSKNAALREILGDMCSEWGGEERLEGVLHSEIGANLEFKTTEERKEWLQYIEKVKDFYYGDNKKNPESPETVHNKTYKSDWVNELNKEREKWRRLKQRKLQQWRPPLTSLLLDNQYLILGLRIFTGVLSCISLALAIKIFQNSRSNNTISESKIGQQPSTIMAICVNAVAIAYIIYIAHDEFAGKPVGLRNPLSKLKLILLDLLFIIFSSANLALAFNTRFDKEWVCTSIRRSNGSTYGYPKIPRICRKQEALSAFLFVALFMWVITFSISIVRVVEKVSSITNRN
- the CDC53 gene encoding cullin CDC53 (Cullin~similar to YDL132W), which gives rise to MSETLPRSDDLEATWNFIEPGINQILGNEKNQASTSKRVYKILSPTMYMEVYTAIYNYCVNKSRSSGHFSTDSRTGQSTILVGSEIYEKLKNYLKSYILNFKKSDSETFLQFYVKRWKRFTIGAIFLNHAFDYMNRYWVQKERSDGKRHIFDVNTLCLMTWKEVMFDPNKDTLINELLEQVTLEREGQIIQRSNISTAIKSLVALGIDPQDLKKLNLNVYIQVFEKPFLKKTQEYYTQYTNDYLEKHSVTEYIFEAHEIIKREEKAMTIYWDDHTKKPLSMALNKVLITDHIEKLENEFVVLLDARDIEKITSLYALIRRDFTLIPRMASVFENYVKKTGENEISSLLAMHKHNIMKNENANPKKLALMTAHSLSPKDYIKKLLEVHDIFSNIFNESFPDDIPLAKALDNACGAFININEFALPTGSPKSATSKTSEMLAKYSDILLKKATKPEVASDMSDEDIITIFKYLTDKDAFETHYRRLFAKRLIHGTSTSAEDEENIIQRLQAANSMEYTGKITKMFQDIRLSKILEEDFAVALKNEPDYSKSKYPDLQPFVLAENMWPFSYQEVEFKLPKELTPSHEKLKESYSQKHNGRILKWLWPLCRGELKADIGKPGRMPFNFTVTLFQMAILLLYNDADVLTLENIQEGTNLSIQHIAAAMVPFIKFKLIQQVPPGLDALVKPETQFKLSRPYKALKTNINFASGVKNDILQSLSGGGHDNHGNKVGNKRLTEDERIEKELNTERQIFLEACIVRIMKAKRNLPHTTLVNECIAQSHQRFNAKVSMVKRAIDSLIQKGYLQRGDDGESYAYLA